A part of Pararoseomonas sp. SCSIO 73927 genomic DNA contains:
- a CDS encoding SDR family oxidoreductase, with protein sequence MSENPKPPQPPQQQAHQPGIESEMTPRPRSAMEDWKGSGKLEGRKALVTGGDSGIGRAVAVGFAKEGADVVILYKDEHGDAAETKRLVEAAGRRCEAIAGDVGEVTFAKQAVEKAVSFLGGRIDVLVNNAAEQHVCEYLADIDPAQVERTFRTNIFGYFWMAKFALPHMPDGASIVNTTSVTAYRGSPQLIDYSSTKGAIVAFTRSLSNQLYKARKIRVNAVAPGPIWTPLIPASFDAEKTAEHGASAQMGRAGQPDEVAPSYIFLASDSDSSYINGQVLHPNGGDVVNG encoded by the coding sequence ATGAGCGAGAACCCGAAGCCGCCCCAGCCGCCGCAGCAGCAGGCCCATCAGCCCGGCATCGAGAGCGAGATGACGCCGCGCCCTCGCTCGGCCATGGAGGACTGGAAGGGTTCGGGCAAGTTGGAGGGCAGGAAGGCGCTGGTGACGGGAGGGGATTCCGGCATTGGGCGCGCCGTGGCGGTGGGCTTCGCCAAGGAGGGTGCGGACGTCGTCATCCTCTACAAGGACGAGCACGGGGACGCGGCGGAGACGAAGCGGCTGGTGGAGGCCGCCGGGCGGCGCTGCGAGGCCATCGCGGGCGACGTGGGCGAGGTGACCTTCGCCAAGCAGGCGGTGGAGAAGGCGGTCTCCTTCCTCGGCGGGCGGATCGACGTGCTGGTGAACAACGCTGCCGAGCAGCACGTCTGCGAGTACCTGGCGGACATCGACCCGGCGCAGGTGGAGCGGACCTTCCGCACGAACATCTTCGGCTACTTCTGGATGGCGAAGTTCGCGCTGCCGCACATGCCGGACGGGGCCTCGATCGTGAACACCACCTCCGTCACCGCCTATCGCGGCAGCCCGCAGCTGATCGACTACTCCAGCACGAAAGGCGCCATCGTCGCCTTCACGCGCAGCCTGTCGAACCAGCTCTACAAGGCGCGCAAGATCCGCGTGAACGCCGTGGCGCCGGGGCCGATCTGGACGCCGCTGATCCCCGCGAGCTTCGACGCGGAGAAGACGGCGGAGCACGGCGCATCGGCCCAGATGGGCCGTGCGGGGCAGCCGGACGAGGTCGCGCCCTCCTATATCTTTCTCGCCTCGGATTCGGACAGCTCCTACATCAACGGGCAGGTGCTGCATCCGAACGGTGGCGACGTGGTGAACGGCTGA
- a CDS encoding SDR family NAD(P)-dependent oxidoreductase: MALAIVTGASTGIGLELAREAAKHGYELLIAADEPEIETAASELRAAGAKVEALQADLSTTEGVDKLLAATNGREVEALLANAGRGLGHAFLDQDFDRIRGVVDTNITGTLYLIHKVGQGMRARNAGRILITGSIAGFMPGSFQAVYNGTKAFLNSFSWAIRNELKETQVSVTCLMPGATETEFFERGDMMDTPVGQQKKDDPAEVAKTGFAAMLRGDGDVVYGLKNKLQSAVANVLPSAVVAEMHRGLAEPGKG; this comes from the coding sequence ATGGCACTCGCCATCGTCACAGGCGCCTCCACCGGCATCGGGCTGGAACTCGCGCGCGAGGCCGCGAAGCACGGCTACGAGCTGCTGATCGCGGCCGACGAGCCGGAGATCGAGACCGCCGCCAGCGAGCTGCGCGCCGCCGGCGCGAAGGTGGAGGCGTTGCAGGCCGACCTCTCCACCACAGAGGGCGTGGACAAGCTGCTGGCCGCGACCAACGGGCGCGAGGTGGAGGCGCTTCTGGCCAATGCCGGCCGCGGCCTCGGCCACGCCTTCCTGGACCAGGATTTCGACCGCATCCGGGGTGTGGTGGACACCAACATCACCGGCACGCTCTACCTGATCCACAAGGTCGGGCAGGGCATGCGCGCGCGGAACGCCGGGCGCATCCTCATCACCGGCTCTATCGCCGGCTTCATGCCCGGCAGCTTCCAGGCCGTGTACAACGGCACCAAGGCCTTCCTGAACTCCTTCTCCTGGGCCATCCGCAACGAGCTGAAGGAGACCCAGGTCAGCGTGACCTGCCTCATGCCCGGCGCGACGGAGACGGAGTTCTTCGAGCGCGGCGACATGATGGACACGCCCGTCGGCCAGCAGAAGAAGGACGATCCGGCCGAGGTGGCGAAAACCGGCTTCGCGGCCATGCTGCGCGGCGACGGCGACGTGGTGTACGGGCTGAAGAACAAGCTGCAGTCGGCGGTGGCGAACGTGCTGCCCTCCGCCGTGGTGGCGGAGATGCACCGCGGCCTGGCGGAGCCGGGCAAGGGCTGA
- a CDS encoding zinc-dependent alcohol dehydrogenase — translation MKAITWHGKGDMRCETVPDPKIEDGRDCIIKVTSCAICGSDLHIMDGMIPGMERGDVVGHECMGEVVEVGKDNKKLKVGDRVVVPFTISCGECFFCQKGFFSGCERSNPNAKVAEKLWGHSPAGLFGYSHILGGFPGGQAEYVRVPYADVGPIKIPEGMTDEQVLFLSDIFPTGFMGADFCNIQGGETIAIWGCGPVGQMAIRSAFILGAERVIAIDTVPERLALARAAGAETLDFREVDIYDAIQEMTKGRGADACIDAVGTEADGTASFDSVIDRIKVATFMGTDRPHVLRQAIHCCRNFGTVSIIGVYGGLLDKIPFGSAINRGLTFRMAQTPVQHYLPRLLGMIQDGKIDPSFVITHTAGLEDGPDLYKTFRDKKDGCIKVVLKP, via the coding sequence ATGAAGGCGATCACCTGGCACGGCAAGGGCGACATGCGCTGCGAGACGGTGCCCGACCCGAAGATCGAGGACGGCCGCGACTGCATCATCAAGGTCACGTCCTGCGCCATCTGCGGTTCGGACCTGCACATCATGGACGGGATGATCCCGGGCATGGAGCGCGGTGACGTCGTCGGCCACGAGTGCATGGGCGAGGTGGTCGAGGTCGGCAAGGACAACAAAAAGCTGAAGGTCGGCGACCGCGTAGTGGTGCCCTTCACCATCTCCTGCGGCGAGTGCTTCTTCTGCCAGAAGGGGTTCTTCTCCGGCTGCGAGCGGTCCAACCCCAATGCCAAGGTGGCGGAGAAGCTCTGGGGCCACTCGCCCGCCGGCCTGTTCGGCTACTCCCACATTCTCGGCGGCTTCCCCGGCGGGCAGGCGGAGTACGTGCGCGTGCCCTACGCCGATGTCGGCCCGATCAAGATCCCCGAGGGGATGACGGATGAGCAGGTGCTGTTCCTCTCCGACATCTTCCCCACCGGCTTCATGGGCGCGGATTTCTGCAACATCCAGGGCGGCGAGACGATCGCCATCTGGGGCTGTGGCCCCGTGGGCCAGATGGCGATCCGCAGCGCCTTCATCCTCGGCGCGGAGCGGGTGATCGCGATTGACACCGTGCCGGAGCGCCTGGCGCTCGCGCGGGCCGCCGGCGCGGAGACGCTCGACTTCCGTGAGGTGGACATCTACGACGCCATCCAGGAGATGACCAAGGGCCGCGGCGCCGATGCCTGCATCGACGCGGTCGGCACCGAGGCGGACGGCACGGCAAGCTTCGATTCCGTGATCGACCGCATCAAGGTCGCGACCTTCATGGGCACGGACCGTCCGCACGTGCTTCGCCAGGCGATCCATTGCTGCCGCAACTTCGGCACGGTCTCCATCATCGGCGTCTATGGCGGGCTCCTGGACAAGATCCCCTTCGGCTCCGCCATCAATCGCGGCCTGACCTTCCGAATGGCCCAGACCCCCGTGCAGCACTACCTGCCGCGGCTGCTGGGAATGATCCAGGACGGGAAGATCGATCCCTCCTTCGTCATCACGCACACGGCGGGGCTGGAGGACGGGCCGGACCTCTACAAGACCTTCCGCGACAAGAAGGACGGCTGCATCAAGGTCGTCCTGAAGCCCTGA